In one window of Ignatzschineria indica DNA:
- the aroC gene encoding chorismate synthase, whose translation MSGNSIGKLFCVTTAGESHGKALVAIVDGCPPGIEINEEMLQVDLDRRKPGQSRHTTQRREADRVTILSGVFDGKSTGTSIALLIENEDQRSKDYNDIKDLFRPGHADYTYHHKYGVRDYRGGGRSSARETAIRVAAGAIAKAVLKKLYGTEIYGYLSQLGPIKPSQFQKAAIEAEGNPFFWPCLEDMAELENYMDQLRKSGNSIGAKVTVIAENPPVGLGEPVFDRLDADIAHAMMGINAVKGVEIGDGFSAVEALGTEFRDEITSDGFLSNHAGGILGGISSGQPIITHIALKPTSSLRLEGKTVDIDGNETSVITKGRHDPCVGIRATPIAEAMLAITLLDHALRHRGQTGQ comes from the coding sequence ATGTCGGGCAATAGCATCGGAAAATTATTTTGTGTAACTACCGCAGGAGAGAGTCACGGAAAGGCATTAGTTGCGATTGTTGATGGTTGCCCTCCAGGAATCGAAATTAATGAAGAGATGTTACAGGTCGATCTTGATCGCCGTAAGCCGGGGCAATCACGCCATACAACTCAACGCAGAGAAGCGGATCGAGTCACGATACTCTCTGGTGTTTTCGATGGTAAAAGTACCGGAACCTCTATCGCCCTACTCATTGAGAATGAGGATCAGCGCTCGAAAGATTATAACGATATTAAAGATCTCTTTAGACCTGGTCATGCCGATTATACTTATCACCATAAATATGGAGTACGTGATTATCGCGGTGGTGGGCGCTCTAGTGCGCGGGAAACAGCCATTCGTGTCGCTGCCGGTGCAATTGCAAAAGCTGTACTGAAAAAACTTTATGGTACTGAAATTTATGGTTATCTCTCACAATTAGGGCCGATCAAACCAAGTCAGTTCCAAAAGGCAGCCATTGAAGCGGAAGGAAACCCCTTCTTCTGGCCTTGCTTAGAGGATATGGCCGAGCTAGAAAACTATATGGATCAACTCCGCAAATCTGGAAACTCTATTGGCGCGAAAGTCACCGTTATTGCCGAGAACCCTCCTGTCGGTTTAGGAGAGCCGGTATTTGATCGCTTAGATGCCGATATTGCACATGCCATGATGGGAATTAATGCCGTAAAAGGGGTCGAAATTGGTGATGGATTTTCCGCTGTAGAAGCGCTTGGTACCGAATTTAGAGATGAGATCACATCTGATGGATTTCTCTCTAATCATGCAGGTGGAATCCTCGGGGGCATCTCCTCAGGTCAACCTATCATTACCCATATCGCCTTAAAACCCACCTCAAGCCTTCGCTTAGAAGGAAAAACTGTGGATATTGACGGCAATGAGACATCAGTCATCACCAAAGGGCGACACGATCCATGTGTCGGTATTCGCGCAACCCCCATCGCAGAAGCGATGTTAGCGATTACCCTGCTCGATCATGCACTACGCCATCGCGGACAGACCGGCCAATAA
- a CDS encoding DUF1804 family protein encodes MARKKNSRQNYSPGVKNDVRKYYVFEQMPLTQVAAMKGMPPVATLYRWKREALEKGDDWDKVRNAHLVAGKGADNVASIGLTSLMILLKSTIDRVNATDEEGNPLLDPLDATKAIASLTDSLHKVTAASRRMLPEVSELVVAMNVIQDFGQFLQDKHKDLLPAFVDVLTDFGYEIQQKYGNK; translated from the coding sequence ATGGCACGAAAAAAGAATAGCAGACAGAACTACTCACCCGGCGTTAAAAATGATGTTCGTAAATATTATGTTTTTGAGCAGATGCCGTTAACACAAGTAGCAGCAATGAAAGGCATGCCACCCGTTGCCACACTTTATCGCTGGAAGCGTGAAGCATTAGAAAAAGGTGACGATTGGGATAAGGTTCGTAATGCCCATCTAGTTGCCGGCAAAGGTGCGGATAATGTGGCAAGTATCGGCCTTACTTCTCTGATGATTCTTTTAAAGTCTACGATTGATCGTGTCAATGCCACGGATGAAGAAGGAAACCCGCTCTTAGATCCGCTTGATGCTACTAAAGCCATTGCATCCCTCACAGACTCTCTTCATAAAGTCACCGCAGCATCTCGAAGAATGTTGCCTGAAGTTTCTGAATTAGTGGTTGCGATGAATGTTATCCAAGACTTTGGTCAATTTTTACAAGATAAGCACAAAGATCTATTGCCGGCATTTGTCGATGTGTTGACAGATTTTGGATATGAGATCCAACAGAAGTATGGGAATAAATAG
- a CDS encoding Mor transcription activator family protein has product MERLKLLPRTTQMIIDTVGIKLTLELVREFGGSSFAVPSEHLSGSVYQALKHILGNQTRPLMEVFRGQDLIIPSDLDEIESAYLERLTQSEQFYDEISKYSEILPESGKELVEVIGMRNAIEVIKKYGGNTMLITNAKDSYAYQDLRSILDKSTVEKIVQHYQGTRLYIPRCFEAMVKIRNVEFWKAVEKLIIDLGISQERAIFLLGPRFGITYRQAFNIKKEMNAEREASKQQALI; this is encoded by the coding sequence ATGGAACGATTAAAGTTACTACCAAGAACGACGCAGATGATTATTGACACGGTCGGCATTAAATTAACGCTAGAATTAGTGAGAGAATTTGGTGGTTCAAGCTTTGCAGTGCCGTCCGAACACTTAAGTGGCTCTGTCTATCAGGCTTTAAAACATATTCTTGGCAATCAAACAAGACCTCTCATGGAGGTCTTCCGAGGGCAAGATCTCATTATTCCCAGTGATCTCGATGAGATTGAATCTGCTTATTTAGAACGCTTAACCCAAAGTGAGCAATTCTATGATGAGATCAGCAAATATAGCGAGATCTTGCCGGAGTCGGGAAAAGAACTGGTTGAAGTTATTGGGATGAGAAATGCCATTGAAGTCATTAAGAAATATGGTGGCAACACAATGCTCATCACGAATGCTAAAGATAGCTACGCTTACCAAGATCTGCGCTCCATATTAGATAAATCTACGGTTGAGAAAATCGTACAGCACTATCAAGGCACCAGACTCTATATCCCCCGCTGTTTTGAGGCGATGGTTAAAATCCGCAATGTGGAGTTTTGGAAAGCCGTTGAGAAGTTAATTATCGATCTCGGCATCAGCCAAGAGAGAGCGATTTTCCTACTTGGCCCTCGCTTTGGAATCACATACCGGCAAGCATTCAATATTAAGAAAGAGATGAATGCAGAACGGGAAGCTAGCAAACAACAAGCATTGATTTAG
- a CDS encoding Mu transposase C-terminal domain-containing protein has protein sequence MNLHGLPSTVQNITATANRNNWNKQERQGRGGGYEYEVASMPPEIQQQIREYEIANLVIEPRHAKVKSLTIPESKELDQLTTEQREIADARLYLVAAVAELEKTTTRLNAVKTIVKQAKAGELEPSLQEAAYLANARRQKGRVISERSLMRYVLTAAKCETPAERVQALAPGQPKAKPLKSIPWLPLFLKIYQVPSGISVEEAYVEFVNICIAQKKEYPTIHQVRYALRRMSEIDREKGRVTGSDRKAVLPYVKRNWEVLGLNGAWVGDGTSMKLKVQHPDHGRPFIPELTMIIDAANRYIVGWSVSLAENTLAVADAFRHGVEKHGLPLIYYSDNGGGQTAKHLDHDVTGIFARLGVEHKTGIPGNPQGRGIIERLNRTVAQRIARQFPTYFGGNSDRESVRKMLVAVDSASNAVAKGKELTTQQETTVNKIPSWQQFIDMCQAGIDWYNNEHIHRELGTTPAEARKKQLETAEVDYLTDAEIRDLFRPSEIRTVQRGWVSLYNNQYFSMDLAPYNGLEVQVSFDIHDASSVIIRDIDGRFICEAEFDGNKRDAFPKAYVEEVRERRRKNRLRTLQKRMEEVEAEARGTIDHQPDFSNFIEMPKEEKEPVFLFESEREEFELKKKKA, from the coding sequence ATGAACTTACATGGTTTACCCAGTACTGTTCAAAATATTACTGCAACAGCTAATCGCAACAACTGGAATAAGCAAGAGAGACAAGGTCGAGGCGGTGGCTACGAATATGAAGTTGCCTCTATGCCTCCCGAAATTCAACAACAGATCCGCGAATACGAAATTGCGAACCTGGTTATTGAACCGCGTCATGCAAAAGTTAAATCGCTAACGATTCCGGAATCTAAAGAATTAGATCAGCTTACAACTGAACAGAGAGAGATTGCTGATGCTCGTCTCTATCTTGTTGCAGCAGTTGCGGAGCTTGAAAAAACAACGACTCGTTTAAACGCTGTTAAAACGATTGTTAAACAAGCCAAAGCGGGAGAGTTAGAACCTTCATTACAAGAAGCTGCTTACTTAGCAAATGCTCGTCGCCAAAAAGGCCGTGTAATCTCCGAGCGCTCTTTGATGCGCTATGTATTAACGGCAGCTAAATGCGAAACACCGGCCGAAAGAGTGCAAGCACTTGCACCGGGTCAACCAAAAGCGAAACCTTTGAAGTCAATTCCTTGGTTACCGCTCTTCTTGAAGATCTATCAAGTGCCTTCAGGAATCAGTGTTGAAGAGGCTTATGTTGAGTTTGTCAATATCTGCATTGCTCAGAAGAAAGAGTATCCCACGATTCATCAAGTGCGTTATGCATTACGCCGTATGAGTGAGATCGATCGTGAAAAAGGTCGTGTGACTGGTTCAGATCGTAAAGCGGTATTGCCATATGTGAAGCGCAATTGGGAAGTATTGGGTTTGAATGGCGCTTGGGTAGGAGATGGTACTTCGATGAAACTCAAAGTACAGCACCCAGATCACGGTCGTCCTTTTATCCCAGAACTTACGATGATCATCGATGCAGCGAATCGTTACATTGTGGGATGGTCGGTATCGCTTGCTGAGAACACTTTAGCGGTTGCAGATGCATTTCGTCACGGTGTTGAGAAGCATGGCCTTCCGCTTATTTACTATTCAGATAATGGTGGTGGTCAGACAGCCAAGCATTTAGATCACGATGTCACAGGTATCTTTGCTCGTCTTGGTGTTGAGCATAAAACGGGTATCCCCGGTAATCCGCAAGGACGCGGAATTATTGAGCGCTTAAATAGAACCGTAGCACAACGTATAGCAAGACAGTTCCCAACTTACTTCGGCGGTAATTCAGATCGTGAGTCTGTTCGTAAGATGTTAGTTGCTGTTGATAGTGCTTCAAATGCGGTTGCTAAAGGCAAAGAACTTACGACGCAACAAGAAACAACGGTAAACAAGATTCCTTCGTGGCAGCAGTTTATTGACATGTGCCAGGCTGGTATCGACTGGTACAACAATGAACATATTCATAGAGAGCTTGGAACGACACCGGCAGAAGCTCGTAAGAAACAGCTTGAAACAGCTGAAGTTGATTATCTAACGGATGCGGAGATCCGTGATCTCTTTAGACCAAGCGAAATCCGTACCGTTCAGCGTGGCTGGGTATCGCTCTACAACAACCAATACTTTTCGATGGATCTCGCACCGTATAACGGCTTAGAAGTTCAAGTGAGCTTTGATATTCACGATGCTTCGAGCGTCATTATCCGAGATATCGATGGACGCTTTATCTGTGAGGCCGAGTTTGATGGTAATAAGCGCGATGCTTTCCCGAAAGCATATGTGGAAGAAGTTCGTGAGAGACGCCGTAAGAATCGCCTCCGTACGCTTCAAAAACGTATGGAAGAGGTGGAAGCAGAAGCACGCGGAACGATCGATCACCAACCAGACTTTAGCAACTTCATCGAGATGCCCAAAGAAGAGAAAGAACCTGTCTTCTTGTTTGAATCAGAACGTGAAGAGTTTGAATTAAAAAAAAAGAAAGCCTAG
- a CDS encoding AAA family ATPase has translation MINELKAYMQEHKLSQRQVSAQLDVSPSVVNQYLKGNYPGDIKNLESSIRALLQRVEEKVLDRHTFPYVPTPKSRRALDVIRYAHLENDISLITGAAGLGKTQTLKEYVRQEKNVIFIETEPTYTAKVLLREICIRLNLSEKGSLHDMSQAIIERLKGTGRLIIIDEAEYLPYRALETLRRIHDKAGVGLVLAGLPRLLMNMRGRNSEHAQLYSRVGFHYSMGDRLEKEDIYALAEATLNTDEFNGLLFEKCGANARRLNKLLRGAIRTAEINDRPIDQNIITQFSEMLVH, from the coding sequence ATGATTAATGAATTAAAAGCCTATATGCAAGAGCATAAACTCAGCCAACGCCAAGTATCTGCTCAATTAGATGTATCACCATCGGTAGTGAATCAATATCTCAAAGGTAACTATCCTGGCGATATCAAAAACCTTGAAAGCAGTATCCGCGCATTACTGCAACGTGTTGAAGAGAAAGTATTAGATCGTCATACCTTCCCTTACGTGCCAACGCCTAAATCACGCCGAGCCTTAGATGTGATCCGTTATGCGCATCTTGAGAATGATATTTCACTCATTACGGGTGCTGCGGGACTCGGTAAAACTCAAACACTTAAAGAGTATGTCCGCCAAGAGAAGAATGTGATCTTTATCGAGACTGAACCGACCTATACCGCGAAAGTCCTACTTCGGGAGATCTGTATCAGATTGAACTTATCAGAGAAAGGATCTCTGCACGATATGAGCCAAGCGATTATTGAGCGCCTTAAAGGCACGGGTCGTTTAATCATTATTGATGAAGCGGAATATCTACCATATCGAGCGCTTGAGACTCTTAGAAGAATTCACGATAAGGCTGGCGTTGGGTTAGTGCTTGCAGGTCTTCCAAGATTATTAATGAATATGCGTGGCCGTAATAGTGAACATGCTCAGCTTTATAGCCGTGTTGGTTTTCACTACTCAATGGGAGATCGCTTAGAGAAAGAAGATATCTATGCACTGGCGGAGGCTACGCTCAACACCGATGAGTTTAATGGGCTGCTCTTTGAGAAATGTGGCGCTAATGCTCGCCGTCTCAATAAGTTACTCCGCGGTGCTATTCGCACTGCTGAAATCAATGATCGTCCGATTGATCAAAATATCATTACCCAATTTTCTGAAATGCTTGTTCACTAA
- a CDS encoding regulatory protein GemA, with protein MNKADRNKRIARIKIMQSKILGLSDRDNYEAFLYRLTQKRSTTEMTKEEQLLVIKEMDKLMFQENDRARKALKPMFRKLYAILKEQNLTWNYINGMAKQMFGVDRANWLSHDQLHRLVAALQTHANRKNNRKEI; from the coding sequence ATGAATAAAGCAGATCGTAATAAGCGAATAGCTCGAATCAAGATTATGCAAAGTAAGATCTTAGGGCTCTCTGATCGTGATAACTATGAAGCATTTCTCTACCGCTTAACCCAGAAGCGCTCTACGACTGAGATGACCAAAGAGGAACAGCTATTAGTGATCAAAGAGATGGATAAGCTAATGTTCCAAGAGAATGACCGCGCCAGAAAGGCATTAAAACCGATGTTCCGTAAGCTCTATGCGATTCTCAAGGAGCAAAACCTCACTTGGAACTATATTAACGGAATGGCAAAGCAGATGTTTGGTGTTGATCGTGCAAATTGGCTCTCACATGATCAACTTCACCGATTAGTTGCAGCACTCCAAACCCATGCAAACCGGAAGAACAACAGGAAGGAGATCTAA
- a CDS encoding DUF2644 domain-containing protein yields MKNLLREIMSNDDGRYSTTNFIQVISIIVLTIGFLYAVITQNAIASEIALFLAGIAVATPASKGWITHRRGENNEHD; encoded by the coding sequence ATGAAGAATCTATTACGCGAGATTATGAGCAACGATGATGGGCGTTATAGCACAACGAATTTTATCCAAGTGATCTCTATTATCGTGCTGACTATCGGCTTTCTCTATGCCGTGATTACACAGAACGCCATTGCTTCAGAGATCGCGCTTTTCTTAGCGGGTATCGCTGTAGCAACGCCGGCATCTAAGGGATGGATTACACATAGACGTGGTGAGAATAATGAACACGATTAG
- a CDS encoding helix-turn-helix domain-containing protein gives MNVLSKEKNSQRDWHRADIIAALHKNGWSIRQLAFKHGYAGSSSLSQALYRPFPKGERIIANAIGIPPEQIWPTRFQERKLKESRMFG, from the coding sequence ATGAACGTATTAAGCAAAGAAAAAAACAGCCAACGTGATTGGCATCGCGCTGACATCATTGCAGCTCTTCATAAAAATGGTTGGTCGATCAGGCAATTAGCCTTTAAACATGGTTATGCCGGATCTTCCTCTTTAAGCCAAGCATTATATAGACCATTTCCAAAAGGAGAAAGAATTATCGCAAATGCGATTGGAATTCCACCTGAACAAATATGGCCTACTCGCTTTCAGGAAAGAAAACTAAAAGAATCTCGTATGTTTGGGTAA
- a CDS encoding glycoside hydrolase family 108 protein, translating into MSKEKYPAQFLAYTNIIIDHLEGGFVNHPSDPGGATNYGITERVARANGYTGHMRDLPRDTAIAIYFKDYWDGKLMNHIKNHVAFHLYDCSINSGYSRAIKLLQRAVGVTEDGAIGANTINAISRYTESELILRFNIVRMHFYGTLKHFNTFGRGWMNRLLLLSNINWKLETDKYE; encoded by the coding sequence ATGTCTAAAGAAAAGTATCCAGCGCAGTTCCTTGCGTACACCAATATTATCATTGACCACTTAGAAGGTGGCTTTGTTAATCATCCATCAGATCCCGGTGGTGCAACCAATTACGGCATTACAGAACGTGTAGCCCGAGCGAATGGCTATACCGGGCATATGCGTGATCTCCCTCGTGATACTGCTATCGCCATCTATTTCAAAGATTATTGGGATGGCAAGCTGATGAATCACATTAAGAATCATGTGGCATTCCATCTCTATGATTGCTCTATCAATTCTGGCTATTCCCGTGCAATTAAGCTTCTACAGCGTGCTGTAGGCGTTACCGAAGATGGTGCGATTGGAGCGAATACCATCAATGCGATCAGCCGTTATACCGAAAGTGAGCTAATCCTCCGTTTCAACATTGTGCGAATGCACTTCTACGGCACTTTAAAGCACTTCAACACATTTGGCCGTGGCTGGATGAATCGCTTATTGCTCTTATCAAACATCAACTGGAAATTGGAGACCGATAAATATGAATAA
- a CDS encoding 4-fold beta flower protein has protein sequence MTFSFYDKNGRAYAYSDDGVHIYTYVGKPIGYIHDESIYSISGKHIGYFNKGSLLDANGNTLLFTEKSSSGPLKPIRQLKPIKGIKQIMPIKGIRQIRPIKPITSLGWSSQTPESIFE, from the coding sequence ATGACTTTTTCTTTTTATGATAAAAATGGGCGAGCATATGCTTATAGTGATGATGGGGTTCATATTTATACCTATGTAGGCAAGCCAATCGGATATATTCATGATGAATCTATTTATTCTATTTCAGGGAAACATATTGGTTATTTTAATAAAGGAAGTTTACTTGATGCAAATGGTAATACTTTATTGTTTACCGAAAAATCATCTAGTGGTCCATTAAAGCCAATTAGGCAACTTAAACCTATAAAGGGAATTAAACAAATTATGCCAATAAAAGGAATAAGACAAATTAGACCTATTAAACCAATAACTTCTTTAGGGTGGTCAAGTCAGACTCCTGAAAGTATATTTGAATAA
- a CDS encoding XRE family transcriptional regulator: MSNEKLNETANHSSLKNELECESSFHKRLLSLVEEVGNPNAFANKVGVSPSGIHRLMEGGTPGMPLLIKICDAFNISSDWLSRGIGQKYLSSENVDMPNLAVLNTLGESVDLNEFVFIPRYNISASAGHGCDVSQEMYMHSMAFRKYWIDNVLGVCAKDLIAIGVRGDSMEGEISDGDVILINTADKHLNNGIYVIRIDGDLIVKRIQKLPGNKIEVSSTNNVYRPFEIDLSNQPNDFGAIGRVVWHGRNVP; encoded by the coding sequence ATGTCAAATGAGAAGTTGAATGAAACAGCTAATCATTCAAGTTTAAAAAATGAACTTGAATGCGAAAGCTCTTTTCACAAACGATTACTTTCATTAGTAGAAGAAGTCGGGAATCCAAATGCCTTTGCTAATAAGGTAGGAGTATCACCATCTGGAATTCATCGATTGATGGAGGGTGGAACACCAGGAATGCCTCTATTAATTAAAATATGCGATGCATTTAATATAAGTAGCGATTGGCTAAGTAGAGGTATTGGGCAAAAATACTTATCTTCAGAAAATGTCGATATGCCTAACTTAGCGGTTCTGAACACATTAGGGGAGTCTGTTGATTTAAATGAGTTTGTGTTTATTCCCCGTTATAACATCAGTGCAAGCGCTGGGCATGGTTGCGATGTAAGCCAAGAAATGTATATGCACTCAATGGCATTCAGAAAGTATTGGATTGATAACGTTCTTGGCGTATGTGCTAAAGATCTCATTGCAATAGGTGTAAGGGGTGATTCTATGGAAGGTGAGATTAGTGATGGGGATGTTATTCTTATCAATACGGCAGATAAGCATCTTAACAACGGGATCTACGTCATCCGAATCGATGGTGATCTCATCGTTAAACGCATCCAAAAGCTACCAGGCAATAAGATTGAGGTCTCAAGCACCAATAATGTCTATAGACCCTTTGAGATAGATCTAAGCAATCAACCAAACGATTTTGGTGCTATTGGTAGAGTTGTTTGGCATGGTCGTAATGTGCCGTAA
- a CDS encoding DUF493 domain-containing protein produces the protein MINPETGESLVDFPTHFAFKVTGENSDDFEELIIGLMKEVDPKLDHDRIKRNMSKSGKYISLTIEVFVTEQGHIDKVYELLKDEKRVLFAI, from the coding sequence ATGATTAATCCAGAAACTGGCGAATCACTTGTCGATTTCCCAACCCACTTTGCATTTAAAGTAACGGGGGAAAATAGTGACGACTTTGAAGAGCTGATTATCGGCTTAATGAAAGAGGTTGACCCTAAACTAGATCACGATCGTATTAAGCGTAATATGAGTAAGTCTGGTAAATATATCTCTTTAACTATAGAAGTCTTTGTCACTGAACAGGGACATATCGATAAAGTCTATGAGTTATTAAAAGATGAAAAGCGTGTGCTTTTCGCAATCTAA
- the terL gene encoding phage terminase large subunit: MRKDDFLKEIQELAIALKERIEAEVDGFDLDPVARKERIDAVNDPVTGYEFFVNNYFPHYIRTPSKSRLHAELFKLLPEMIDSEEPQYLALAAPRGEAKSTMVTRLFTLWNIIRNCKKFIVIVMDSIDQAFPMLEAIKAELEFNPRLKSDFPDEVGKGRVWQVGTIVTAKGIKVQVAGSGKRLRGLVHGAYRPDLVIGDDLENDENVASKEQRDKLHSWFNKTLMPLGEVGGKIDFVIIGTILHYDSLLNRLLSNPFWKAYRFKSLIEWPNNMSLWDKWEEIYRNEGEAPAKAFYEAHYDEMNDGAVLSWPARTLLSLMIIRARDGHDTFDSEQQNDPVSSEHALFNDAIQYWNDLPDGLVYFASCDPSLGKEGRRKDPSAILAGGYDRETGKLYVVEAEIKKRLPDRIIMDVIEMQKRRRQIIAWSFETVQFQEFLMAELVKAAAKQHIHVPAVPIKPTTDKMLRIESLQPHMKNGFILLHPSQTTLITQLKHFPMADHDDGPDALHMLWEIARKRSQIYEFESIENGHMIDLDDDNSFFNR; the protein is encoded by the coding sequence ATGCGGAAAGATGATTTCTTAAAAGAGATTCAAGAACTTGCAATCGCACTTAAGGAGCGTATTGAAGCCGAAGTAGATGGCTTTGATCTCGATCCCGTGGCTCGTAAAGAGCGTATCGATGCCGTCAATGACCCAGTGACCGGTTATGAATTCTTTGTGAATAACTACTTTCCGCACTATATCCGTACTCCCTCAAAATCTCGTCTGCATGCAGAGCTTTTTAAGTTATTGCCGGAGATGATTGATAGCGAAGAACCTCAGTATTTAGCTCTTGCCGCCCCAAGGGGAGAAGCGAAATCAACAATGGTAACAAGGCTTTTTACTCTTTGGAATATTATTCGTAATTGCAAAAAGTTTATTGTGATCGTGATGGATAGTATCGATCAAGCTTTTCCTATGCTGGAAGCAATCAAAGCGGAGCTTGAGTTTAACCCCCGTTTAAAGAGTGACTTCCCTGATGAAGTCGGCAAAGGTCGCGTCTGGCAAGTCGGTACTATTGTGACTGCTAAAGGTATTAAAGTACAAGTAGCCGGATCAGGAAAGCGTCTTCGTGGTCTTGTGCATGGTGCTTATCGTCCTGATCTTGTGATTGGTGATGATCTTGAGAATGATGAGAATGTGGCTTCCAAAGAGCAACGGGATAAGCTCCATTCTTGGTTTAATAAAACTCTGATGCCCCTTGGTGAAGTCGGTGGCAAGATCGATTTCGTGATCATCGGTACAATTCTCCATTATGATTCCCTTTTAAACCGCTTATTATCCAATCCTTTCTGGAAGGCTTACCGCTTTAAATCCCTCATAGAATGGCCTAATAATATGAGCTTATGGGATAAGTGGGAAGAGATCTATCGCAATGAGGGAGAAGCACCGGCAAAAGCATTCTATGAAGCGCATTATGATGAGATGAATGATGGTGCTGTTCTCTCTTGGCCAGCAAGAACCCTCCTGAGCTTAATGATTATTCGAGCGCGCGATGGCCATGATACCTTTGATTCCGAGCAACAAAATGACCCGGTAAGCAGTGAACATGCGCTCTTTAATGATGCGATTCAATATTGGAACGACTTGCCGGATGGGCTGGTATATTTTGCATCATGTGATCCATCTCTCGGGAAAGAAGGCCGGCGTAAAGACCCCAGTGCTATTCTTGCCGGCGGTTATGATCGGGAGACTGGCAAGCTCTACGTTGTTGAAGCAGAGATTAAGAAACGCCTGCCTGATCGTATCATCATGGATGTGATTGAGATGCAAAAGCGTCGCCGGCAGATTATCGCTTGGTCTTTTGAAACTGTGCAGTTTCAAGAGTTTTTAATGGCTGAATTAGTAAAAGCGGCCGCAAAGCAACATATTCACGTGCCGGCAGTCCCTATTAAGCCGACTACCGATAAGATGCTGAGAATTGAAAGCCTTCAGCCCCATATGAAGAACGGCTTTATTCTCCTCCATCCAAGTCAAACAACCCTTATTACTCAACTGAAGCATTTCCCGATGGCAGATCATGATGATGGCCCAGATGCTCTTCACATGCTCTGGGAGATCGCACGTAAACGATCGCAGATTTATGAGTTTGAATCTATTGAAAATGGACACATGATTGACTTAGATGATGATAATTCTTTTTTTAATAGGTAA